DNA from Terriglobales bacterium:
ACGTCCACCCCCCAAGGATGAAACAACTCGATTGCGCGGCCCACGTTGCCGGCCTCCAGTCCGCCGGCCACTACGATGTTCACCTTCCGCCGCAACAGCCGCACTATGGGCGCCGCCCGATCCCAATCAAACAGCTTCCCCGCTCCTCCGCGCCTCTTATCGGAACCGGCATCCACGAACAGCGCATCGACGGCGTCCGCAAAGCCGTCCGCCTCGTTCTCCAACACCGCTGCGGATAATGCCTTGTAAACCTTGATCCCGGTGCGCCCGATCGTGCGCGCCAGCCGCGGTCCTTCGTCGCCATGCAACTGCACGCCCGTCAGCCCCGCCGTCTCCACCGTGTCCAGAATGATCTCGGGCTTCTGGTTCACAAAGACGCCGACCTTCTCCACGCCCTCCGGCAGCTCGGCGATGATCTTCTTCGCTTCCCTGGGGCTGATCCGCCGCGGGCTGGGAGCAAAGATGAACCCCAGCGCGTCGGCGCCTGCTTCCACCGTCGCACGCGCGTCCTCCAGGTTCGTGTTGCCGCAAATCTTGACCCACATAAAAACTCAAAATTGTCATCCTGAGCGCTGTCCCGTAGGGACAAGCGTGAGGACCTACCGCCTGCAGCGGAACGAGAGCCCCACGGTAGTGGGGCGCGTTCCCCCGAAGCCTCTCCGGCGGTCACGGCGATCAATCCTTCGTTCCCGCCCCCCAGGTCGCCACGCCCGCGCTGCCCAGCGGCGGCGCCTTGGCTTCCGCGATCAGGCGGCGCAGCGCCTCCTCCGGCGATTCCGCCTTC
Protein-coding regions in this window:
- a CDS encoding phosphoribosylanthranilate isomerase, translated to MWVKICGNTNLEDARATVEAGADALGFIFAPSPRRISPREAKKIIAELPEGVEKVGVFVNQKPEIILDTVETAGLTGVQLHGDEGPRLARTIGRTGIKVYKALSAAVLENEADGFADAVDALFVDAGSDKRRGGAGKLFDWDRAAPIVRLLRRKVNIVVAGGLEAGNVGRAIELFHPWGVDVVSGVEREPGKKDHEKVRAFVKAAKAAAQA